In Pygocentrus nattereri isolate fPygNat1 chromosome 3, fPygNat1.pri, whole genome shotgun sequence, the DNA window TGTTTTATTTCAGTTACTGGTTAGCAGTGATGGAatatagacaataaaaacaacaagcattttgttacatttgtgttataattttttacattggAAAATAGTCTGAGAATTTTATTTTCACcagaaaaagaacataaataataaactgtaaaaaatatttaataataataataataataatggattCTGATGTTCCAAAATCGATTCAGTTAAATCATGAACCTCAATGCACTTATGCATGTTTACACCAGTTATACAGCAGTTGCAGGTTAAGCTTCTCTTAATCTGATTTACTAATTGAACAGCAGTAATTGTTTTGCTGATTTGCTGAACATAAATGTAGATATGCCATGAATGTCCCTCACGTTTATGTAAGGGATGGACCGATGTAGGCATTGTGGACCAGTGCTGATGTCCAGTATTTTTGATGTGCAGAAGCAGATGCTGATTCAAAAAGCTgtcaaattttaaaaaacatctgTCCAGtgctgatattttatttttaagcatcAGTTAGATTCGAATGTTTTCATGTGTCCCTAGGTTATTGACAAATATTCCAAATGCTTCTCTCCTCCTGATCAGGTGCACACAGGAGTGCGGGCCTTCAAGTGTCCATATTGCCCTCTAACCTTCAAGTGGAGCTCGCATTACCAGTACCACCTGCGGCAGCACACGGGAGAGCGCCCCTACGTGTGCCAGGAATGTGGCAAGTCGTtcaaaaacaccagctgcctgCGGAGACACAGCCAGCTGCACTCGGGCTTGCGTCCCCACGCCTGCTCTGTGTGTGGCAAGACCTTCTCCCAAACCTCAAATCTGAAGCAACATGAGCGCACGCACTCCGGAGAGAGACCTTTTCAGTGTGCGCAGTGCCACAAGAGCTTCACGCACTCCTCCAACCTGCAGCTGCACTTGCGCACACACTCCTCTCGCAAGGACTACAAGTGCCAGCACTGCGGGAAGGAGTTCGTCATGCACTCTTACTTGCAAAGGCACCTCCGGACCCACATCAGCGGGGGAGGGGCCACATGTGTAAAAGAAGCAGGGAAGATCATAGGGAAGGGTGGAGCTTCTGAAACCACGACAACCACGTTGAGTTTGAACATGAACGCGGCGGGTGGGCTAAGCTCGCTGTTTTCCACAGACGGGAATTCCACGCTAATCCTCTCTCCACCAAACCTGGACATTCCTCCAAACACCTCGCAGAATTATTTCATGATCCAAACACCAATGGGCCTGCAGCTGATCCCGCTGTCCAATCCGGTGCCAACGCAGCCAGCCCCGccccctcctccacctcctcctcctcctccaccagtACAGCCACCATCCCAGAACTTCTTGCTTCTTCAGTGCCAGTCTACCAATGGAAACCAGCCCAGTCTCATCCTCGTTCCCACAGCAACCAATGCAAATACCCTTCCTGCTCCCTCAGCGCCTCAGTCCCTCCCATTGGTACAGACCATACCAGCGCTGCCGCAGGTCCTGGCGCCACCTCAAAATCAAATCTCACAATTCCAACCACTCCAAACCCAGCAGAGGTTCATTCTCACAAATAATAACACTCCCCTCATTACTGCCCCAccccaaaacacaacagccaTTAGCAGACCCATTTTAGGAACGCTCGGCCGTACCAGGAACACTAGAACCAGACGTGGACGCAAACCCAAAGCCAAAGCCCAGGCATCTGGTTCCCTGGTACAGACAACACCTGCACCAGCGACTCAGGCATCAGCCCCATCCACCACTTCTACTACAACTGCAACTGCTGCTGTTACTTCTCCAGCAAATCTGTCCCAGCAATTTAACGTTCAGGTTCCAACATCCATGCCACCTCAGAATTTAAATCCAGTGCCTGACACGCCTTCTGTCTCAGCCACAGTCACTGGTACACCAGTGGCCCCAACAGAAAGTGCCCCTACTAATAGCCCCTGTGAATTGGCAGGTGACCCCCGGAGTGCGCCTGCTGCAGAGAAGCTTCCAGAGACGCTCGCTGGGGAGCACTTTGTTCTATGTTTTGAGAAGGAGACGGGAGCAAGAGAGCAGGGGGAAGGGATGGAGGTGAAGGTGGAGATGGAAGGAGGGGTTGAGGGAGGGTCTTACGTGTTACAGTTTGAAGGAGAAGGGGAACaagaggagggagggagcggAGAGGGAAGGGAAAAGTCGTATGTTCTTCGGTTTCAGGCGGAGGGAGACAGCGAGGGAGATGGGGCGAAAGAGAAGGCTGGGATGGTTTCTCTTAACCTGCTTCAAGAATGGGGTGGAGAGAGGGAATGCGAAAGGATGGGAGGGCTTGAGGGAGGGGTGGAGGAGAAATCTTTTGTCCTTCACTTCCAAACAGAGCCTCAGTGTGATGATGTCCAGCCAAGCTCCAGCTACAGTGAAGGCCAGAATGAAGACCTCGGCCTTTCTTGCCATCCTGCCCAAGCCTTGATGCCTCTCGGAGGGCAGGAGGTTGTGTTCGAGTTGGCCAACGAGGCTAAGATAGATGGGGGGACAGGCAGTGGACAAAGCGTCCAAATGATTGCACTGATAGAAGGTGAAGGGAGCGGTTCAGAGGCCGGGGACAGTTTTACTGACCCTGGAGGAGTCGTAGGGACAGGAGCGGGACAAATGGAGGGCATCTTTCAGTTAGAGGGTGGAGAAGGTATCGTTATTATTGAAGTCAGTACCAGCAGTctgagagaaggagcagagggAGGGGTTTCTTTAGGATTAAGGAATGTGGAAAAAGAAGTTACCACAGCGCAGGGAGTGACGCCCGAGGAGCAGAAGGTTCTGGAAACTGAGAGCAGACTGTCATCAGCTGGAGTGCATGGGGCTGAGGGCTGAGCTTGGAAGGACTCTGAACTCCCATTTATCTGCGCACTTTGTCCTACTAACAATCACACTACTTCATTTGACTGAACCAGTGACACTCGCCTTTGTTAGCACACATTGTCAAGTTTTGGCAAAGGTTGGCGGTGTCTACCACAATCCAGGTGACTAAACCTAATCCAGTCACACTGTATTAGGTGCTTAGCCTTTTAGCCATCAAGAGGATGAAGAAAGTGCTACAGTAAGCGAAGCACATGATAAAATTAGCTAAAACAGTGGTGCGATGGTTGGTTGACCTTTTTTGAGAAGCTTTCCGTTGTCCTCGTTTCAgtttttgttgcagattttctggGTGATGAAGTGGAGCACTGCATTTCCTGCAGTGAGGAGGCAGTTGCTCACCTGGCCCCTACGGGGAGCTGTTTCACAAACCACAAACAGCGTATATAAATCTTCTGAAAACAAGTGTGTCTGAGCAAGAGAGATCTGTAGAGGAAGGGGTGTGCTGAGGAGAAGAGTCGCTGGACGTAAACTATGAACTAATATGTCATGTTGACAGTGGATGTACAAGATGAACAGGAATTGTGAATATGTCTATACTGTTTGGTTTCACTATAACTGTTAATATTAGGACATGGTAATGTTCAATAAAAAGCAGTTGGTAATGTTATTGTTACTTTAGTTCTCTTCAGATGACCGTCCGGCCAAAATGATTCAACCATCGTTGCTGGAACTGCATTATTTTGTAAGTGTGTACACTCACAGtagtctctagagtgagatttccTAGTTTGAAGACGAGGAAAGTCACCTTCTGATGATGCGTCTTGAAGGTAGAAGTAAATTGTGAAAGAGTACACGTGCTTTTTGGGGTGGATACAAAGGGGGGGGTTGCATGTTTCctctctccgtgtctgtgtgggtttcctccaggttctccgatTTCCTCCTGGTTCTCcgatttcctcccacagtccaaagacatgcagttaggccaactggagatgctaaattgcccacaggtgtgaatctgtgtgtctgtctgccctccgATGGACtcgtggcctgtccagggtgtgtcctgccttccacccaatgactgctgatATGGTCTCCAGCTCCCTCTGCAACACAGAGGGATAAGCGACTTAGATAATGATGattgtgtgtgcgcgtgtgtgtgcgtgtgtgtgcgtgtgtgtgcgtgtgtgcgcgcgcgcttTGGGGGTCCTTGGATGAAGGGGTTAAAAAAATTTGATGACTAGAGGTCAGTTCTGTATCACTAAGCAGTGGCGATACCCAATGGTAGTGTgatatatttgcataatgcatgctgggtattgtagtgggAAAACACTGATGGATGGAAATAACGATGGAGCCATGAGCCATCAAAACGAAGAGCCCGAGGGATGCAGTGATTCGCCACAGAGcaccacataaaatgacaaatgacGTTAAATGCTACACTCACAGAACCATGAGTTCCAGTGTAGAACCATTAACGTGCTTAAACGGCCCATTAAAACCAATTAAAACCTAAtggctttattttttaatgggaattggcttaatggtttaCACAAGAGAACACTTTTAggtcccattaggaaaccattgAATCAGCTATCGGTCACGTGTTAAACCATTAGGGCCCTTTACATTGTCACATCAACCCTTTaaaaaccatcaggaaccaacagaaataaTGGTTTCTATGGGTTTTGCCAGCAGGTGTTTCTTTGTaaggtgaaatagttcttcagattgatggaggatattttgtatgtggttctgtaaagcaccaaaaagggctctgctatggttatgatgtcaagtttttgacaacagaagaaccctttttagttaAGAACCCTCATAGTTCCaattagaaccatttttttaaaagagtgtaGTCTAACACCAGGACCTCCCTTTAATCCCAGGCCTTCTGTGGCCTTATTAACACACATTAGGCTTGAATAAAGACGCATTCTTCACTAACGGAGTATTTATAACATGCAAGTTCTTCCAGGATAAGCACTTGCTGTGGCTGGCCTGCAGGATAGCAGCAACACCGATGGGTAGAAATGATACAAAACCACAAATCATCACAACAACAAGCCTGAGAGATGCAGCGATTCGCCACAGAATACTACACAGAACAACCATGAGTTCTAGATAGAGCcatttgtttgaattgttctttgcatggtgaaatggtacTTGAGACTGATAGctgatgtgctgtatatggttctccgggcagtcatgggctggaggttagggaaccagcctcatgaccggaaggtcgccggttcaatccccaaagccgacatgactgaggtgtccttgagcaagacacctaaccccctaaCTGCtgcccgggcactgcggattgggctgcccaccgctccaggcaagtctgctcactgccccctggtgtgtgtgtgctcactagtgtatatgtggtgtttcactccacggatgggttaaatggggGACCTATAAGGGTCCCTTAATAATAATCTtaatctatatagcaccaaaaaggaatCTGTAgtgacagtagaagaaccctattCAAAGTGGATCTTTGAAGAACcgtatacaacacgttctccaatCTAAAGAGCCCTTTCACCTCGCAAAGCAGCATTTAAGCATGCTTATGGTTCTGTTCCCCTCTCTAGAAACAAACCCTCAGAGAACCATTTTAGGAGTGGAGTCTTACACCAGCACCTCCCTTTAATCCCAGGCCTTCTGTGGCCTCACTGCCACACATTAGGCTTGAATAAAGACGCATTCTTCGCAATCCGTCGCCTTTTAACGGTTGTGTTTGTACCATGTGAGTTCTTCCAGGATAAGCACTTGCTCTAGCCGGCCTGCAGGCCCTGGCTGGAAGCCCTGGAGCGGAGAAACGAATATTTTCGGGGGTCGTCGAGTCCCTTTGGCCGAGCTTTGCGCTCGTTCCGTATTCACGAACGCGGATAGGCCGAAAGCGTGCGCAGGCAGACGGCGCAGAGCACGCAAAGCCTCGCTGAAAACGCTGCGAGCCCCGGCTGATATGAGCGCCTGTGGTCATTACACACGTTTGGAGATTATTTGACCTGCAGAGTCTTGTTCGGAGGTAAGTAGGTCAAACGGCGGCTCCGGCCGGCTTTACCATATAAGGCTGTCATTCGGAGTAGACAGGGTGCTGATAGGAACGTTAACCCCGCATCGGTCCTGGCGTCTTactcgaattttccgttccaccttaaatagtgccgcAGTAGCGTTCGGCCCTGtacaggcgccagaatgtagctgctgcgccgtttaaggtggaccggaaaatTCGACCAAGTGTTCCAGGGGCGACATAACAGAAGGGTCTTCCGCGACCCCCCAGCTACTGGGTCTACAAGATAATCCCCCTGGCTAGTGGGATTAACGATATCTCGATCATATCCCGCGATTTAAAGCTAACAGTTGACATCCATTAAACGTTTAACGACCACTGACGAGTGATTATGGGAATTGTAGTATTTGGCAGCTCCGTCTAGGTATTTAGGTTACGCGGCGCACAGTGGCAGCTGAGTAGACCCGCTTTATGAATTCTAGCTGTGAAATGTACGGTACGCGTTCTAGATACTGCTGAGGCCTCAGGAGGCTTTCAGTAGACTTTAAAGATGccttctttgctctctctctctctttaggaCCACCGGCTGAGCTGCCGTAAAGGCTCCAAGGGAAGATGGTGAGGTTGGACCTGGGAAATGTAGTGCTCCGGCGGATGAAGGAGGAGGACGTTGAGGCTGTTAAGGCCCTCATAAAGGTGCAGTCTTCTGTCTGCAACCcccatttacatatttacagtgGTCTGTCCTCCAGTTGACATAGTTTTAGAAAGTTCTTCCTTCCATGCATGCTGTTCTAGATCGTTCTCCCTGTCACCCTGTTTCTGAACGTTCTCCCCCCTCACAAtgttctccacacacacactgttcctGAATGTTCTCCCACACGCACACTGTGCCTGAATGTTCTCCCACACGCACACTGTGCCTGACTGTTCTACTACACGCACACTGTGCCTGAATGTTCTCCCACACGCACACTGTGCCTGAATGTTCTCCACACGCACACTGTGCCTGAATGTTCTCCCACACGCACACTGTTCCTGAATGTTCTCCCACACGCACACTGTGCCTGAATGTTCTCCACACGCACACTGTTCCTGAATGTTCTCCCACACGCACACTGTGCCTGAATGTTCTCCCACACGCACACTGTGCCTGAATGTGCTCCCACACGCACACTGTGCCTGAATGTGCTCCCACACGCACACTGTGCCTGAATGTGCTCCCACACGCACACTGTGCCTGAATGTTCTCCCACACGCACACTGTGCCTGAATGTTCTCCCACACGCACACTGTTCCTGAATGTTCTCCCACACGCACACTGTGCCTGAATGTTCTCCCACACGCACACTGTTCCTGAATGTTCTCCCACACGCACACTGTTCCTGAATGTTCTCCCACATGCACACTGTTCCTGAATGTTCTCCCACATGCACACTGTGCCTGAATGTTCTCCCACACGCACACTGTTCCTGAATGCTCTCCTTCAGTCATTGTTTCATGCGCCCTGACGATTGTTGTACTGAAACAGTGTAAAGCCAACTGCTAACACTAGAATGCTGGGTCTGTTtatttcttccttctcttttccttctcaCTGCTTCCCTCACTTCTGCGACTCTTTCTTTACTCATCCCTTGATTccactgtgttttctttctttacagGAGGGATGCGAAGGGACAGAGAACCGCCTCATCCTTCACCTCCTCACTCGTCCGCTGGCACTGCTCATGCTGGCCACGTTGTCCTCTGTTCTCCGCTTCTTGGTGCACTCCTTCATCGTGGCCCTGCTAATCCCGGTCTTCCTTTGCATCGTCTACCTCAAGCTCACCATCCCGCGCTACACGGGCATCTTAGGCTCCACTAGGCCGTACTGGGACTACTTGGGCAGCTGTTATCGTGCCGGTTCTGAGCCGGATCTGCCCAACCCACATGCCGGCAAAGGCAAGCTACTCATCAACCAGGACAAGGCTAAACGTCGCAAGAAGGccaaagagcaagagagagggaagacGAAGGAGGAGAAGGTGGATGAAGATGACTTGAAGGAGAGGGCCCGGGTGGCAGGGGAGGTGTGGGTTGCAGACTGTGAGGATGAAGTGCTAGGCTGCGTGGCCCGTGACGGTTGGAGCCGGGATGGGGTTTATCGCATTTGCAGGCTGGTGGTGCAGAGCTGGTACAGGCGAGAAGGTCTTGGAAGGCTGCTGGTCCAAAGCCTGGAGGCCAAAGCCAGGCAAAGTGGCATTGCCAGGGTTTACGCTCACGTACCCTTCCCTTCCAAAGTCGGAGAGGCATTCTTCAGGAAACTGGGCTACCGGCTACAAGGCGAGACAGCTGGAGTtcaagatgaggaggaggaggaggatgattaCGAAGAGCCAGAGAAAGGCTGGCTGGGGTTCCCAGTGACTAAAGTGTTTGTTAAAGACTTGTGAGCGTGATGGTAATGGAAGGGAGTTGTTTACCGTAACTACAATATTTGTCTGAAATTATACAATAAGCGCATACTTTGGGATGTTACTAAGATTATTTCCAAAATCCAGTAAAAACAATGGAATTGTGTTGTCTT includes these proteins:
- the nat14 gene encoding N-acetyltransferase 14 — protein: MVRLDLGNVVLRRMKEEDVEAVKALIKEGCEGTENRLILHLLTRPLALLMLATLSSVLRFLVHSFIVALLIPVFLCIVYLKLTIPRYTGILGSTRPYWDYLGSCYRAGSEPDLPNPHAGKGKLLINQDKAKRRKKAKEQERGKTKEEKVDEDDLKERARVAGEVWVADCEDEVLGCVARDGWSRDGVYRICRLVVQSWYRREGLGRLLVQSLEAKARQSGIARVYAHVPFPSKVGEAFFRKLGYRLQGETAGVQDEEEEEDDYEEPEKGWLGFPVTKVFVKDL
- the znf628 gene encoding zinc finger protein 91, with the protein product MANTVATLVVQTELLPTQPPSSLSPFPSLLTPVEEADDNGEKGGEEEKETETVVLTGVEMVTSSTSTGSQNPEHPYQCLDCGKSFKWSSRLAHHQRSHNNERPYRCNLCPKAFKGSSALLYHQRSHSGEKPYKCEDCGKAFKRSSLLQVHRSVHTGLRTFQCPYCPLTFKWSSHYQYHLRQHTGECPYPCDRCPKAFKNSSSLRRHKNVHLGVKPYVCVVCSKAFSQSTNLRQHMRIHTGERPYICSECGRSFTHSSNLALHRNSHVEGKAKGGAKAGKVGPRAEVEAVLEGATSDDLRAVGMTISDMVGLVGGQEGEVGQVFLSHHIPSSSTPSSSENGQNVLTTVSSTDHMQVSMEDAVETGANVLLYSCGSCNETFGTQTHLEEHQALHLDSLGAGHEGGVTAGDGIEEAQGCGVSLIGTAPLLADFEEVVETTAVSESAQGAELLGLGAIGGGAGQVQYDLLQSFTGSVSADATMPAVDATTRAAALSECACCGKRFKNSNSLSRHMAQVHPLSQPSRSQFSCSACDRSFPLLSSLLNHQLSHTEEQRLLAEAEAEIVCPPSLSLSLPLPSSPSAKREGDEGEGEREIHVSLITVTEEGERQAGGKPSTRASGKAGRKGGGGKSSTANNERPYRCSECGKSFKGSSGLRYHMRDHTGERPYRCTECGKSFKRSSLLSIHQRVHTGVRAFKCPYCPLTFKWSSHYQYHLRQHTGERPYVCQECGKSFKNTSCLRRHSQLHSGLRPHACSVCGKTFSQTSNLKQHERTHSGERPFQCAQCHKSFTHSSNLQLHLRTHSSRKDYKCQHCGKEFVMHSYLQRHLRTHISGGGATCVKEAGKIIGKGGASETTTTTLSLNMNAAGGLSSLFSTDGNSTLILSPPNLDIPPNTSQNYFMIQTPMGLQLIPLSNPVPTQPAPPPPPPPPPPPPVQPPSQNFLLLQCQSTNGNQPSLILVPTATNANTLPAPSAPQSLPLVQTIPALPQVLAPPQNQISQFQPLQTQQRFILTNNNTPLITAPPQNTTAISRPILGTLGRTRNTRTRRGRKPKAKAQASGSLVQTTPAPATQASAPSTTSTTTATAAVTSPANLSQQFNVQVPTSMPPQNLNPVPDTPSVSATVTGTPVAPTESAPTNSPCELAGDPRSAPAAEKLPETLAGEHFVLCFEKETGAREQGEGMEVKVEMEGGVEGGSYVLQFEGEGEQEEGGSGEGREKSYVLRFQAEGDSEGDGAKEKAGMVSLNLLQEWGGERECERMGGLEGGVEEKSFVLHFQTEPQCDDVQPSSSYSEGQNEDLGLSCHPAQALMPLGGQEVVFELANEAKIDGGTGSGQSVQMIALIEGEGSGSEAGDSFTDPGGVVGTGAGQMEGIFQLEGGEGIVIIEVSTSSLREGAEGGVSLGLRNVEKEVTTAQGVTPEEQKVLETESRLSSAGVHGAEG